One Carassius gibelio isolate Cgi1373 ecotype wild population from Czech Republic chromosome A20, carGib1.2-hapl.c, whole genome shotgun sequence DNA segment encodes these proteins:
- the LOC127938948 gene encoding ribonucleoside-diphosphate reductase subunit M2 encodes MSSTRSPLKAKNENLVSAKLTNMSLVDKENTPPSLSSTRILASKTARKIFVDSEDQTKASKGAVEEEPLLKDNPHRFVIFPIQYHDIWQMYKKAEASFWTAEEVDLSKDLQHWDSLKDEERYFISHVLAFFAASDGIVNENLVERFTQEVQVTEARCFYGFQIAMENIHSEMYSLLIDTYIKDPKERDFLFNAIETMPCVKKKADWALNWIGDKNAQYGERVVAFAAVEGIFFSGSFASIFWLKKRGLMPGLTFSNELISRDEGLHCDFACLMFKHLVNKPSEETVKKIIVNAVAIEQEFLTDALPVKLIGMNCDLMKQYIEFVADRLLLELGFDKVYKVENPFDFMENISLEGKTNFFEKRVGEYQRMGVMSGSTDNTFRLDADF; translated from the exons ATGTCGTCAACTCGCTCTCCACTGAAAGCCAAGAATGAAAACTTGGTTTCTGCAAAATTGACTAACATGTCCTTGGTGGACAAAGAAAACAcg CCACCCAGTCTGAGCTCCACCAGAATCCTGGCCTCCAAAACGGCGCGCAAAATCTTTGTCGATTCAGAG gaTCAGACAAAAGCTAGCAAAGGAGCTGTGGAGGAGGAGCCCCTTCTGAAGGACAACCCCCATCGCTTTGTCATTTTTCCAATTCAGTACCATGACATCTGGCAGATGTACAAGAAGGCAGAGGCCTCCTTCTGGACTGCAGAGGAG GTTGACCTGTCCAAAGATCTTCAGCACTGGGATTCCCTGAAAGACGAGGAGAGATATTTCATCTCTCATGTCTTGGCTTTCTTTGCTGCAAGTGATGGCATTGTCAATGAGAACTTG GTGGAGCGATTTACTCAGGAGGTCCAAGTGACTGAAGCCCGTTGCTTCTACGGTTTCCAGATTGCCATGGAAAACATACACTCTGAAATGTACAGTCTGTTGATTGACACCTACATCAAAGATCCCAAAGAGAG AGATTTTCTTTTCAATGCCATTGAGACAATGCCTTGTGTTAAGAAGAAGGCTGACTGGGCGCTCAACTGGATTGGTGACAAAAATGCACAATATG GGGAGAGAGTGGTGGCTTTTGCTGCTGTGGAAGGAATCTTCTTTTCTGGGTCTTTTGCTTCTATTTTCTGGCTAAAGAAGAGAGGACTCATGCCTGGACTCACCTTCTCCAATGAACTTATCAGCAGAGATGAG GGTCTTCATTGTGACTTTGCCTGCCTCATGTTCAAGCACTTGGTCAACAAACCTTCAGAAGAAACTGTAAAGAAAATCATTGTGAATGCAGTTGCAATTGAACAG GAATTCCTGACTGATGCTCTGCCAGTAAAGCTTATTGGTATGAATTGTGACCTGATGAAGCAATACATTGAATTTGTGGCTGACAGACTTCTGCTTGAGCTGGGATTTGACAAG GTTTATAAAGTGGAAAATCCTTTTGACTTCATGGAGAACATTTCCTTGGAGGGCAAGACCAACTTCTTTGAGAAGAGAGTTGGCGAGTACCAGCGGATGGGAGTCATGTCTGGATCCACAGATAACACTTTCAGACTGGATGCTGATTTTTAG
- the LOC127939049 gene encoding Krueppel-like factor 11 gives MLNFTSDSGRSSLVDICEVMMERNRHDSEKSCSSTLEYNDLEAAEALVCMSSWIQRTPKPRPLTPTSDSCDSLPLQLEINESPKDLVSLSSLCMTPPHSPSFAETSGTTVLSTSVACSGLKPHPRLCSALTNRAACHVNLHPSTTVLLNPSLPAEQPSLRRATSVIRHTADRSVDHNIPSLTTGQEKPWSSEIPLRHTEPIANLTAELQSCSSPCDTEEMERTSPSPHSTGTAIPTSQPAIPQTPISSPPVLCQVFPVNGQTGIISAFVQTPVQMQALGSKPILPHSQPLLVGSPVAQGTVMFVVPQSQVSQSSTCQQSIVTLGNTKLLPLAPAPVYVPSGQSSGVTQSDFSRRRNYVCNFQGCKKTYFKSSHLKAHLRTHTGEKPFSCHWEGCDKKFARSDELSRHRRTHTGEKKFVCPVCERRFMRSDHLTKHARRHMTTKRSTAWPNEVLDINKMATSQAPSSIPLSVLLPASN, from the exons ATGCTGAATTTTACTTCTGACTCTGGCCGG TCCAGTCTTGTGGACATCTGTGAAGTGATGATGGAGAGAAACAGGCATGACAGTGAGAAGTCTTGCTCCTCCACTCTGGAATACAACGACCTGGAGGCTGCAGAGGCTTTGGTGTGCATGAGCTCCTGGATCCAGAGGACGCCCAAGCCTCGCCCACTGACGCCCACCTCAGACTCCTGTGATTCTCTCCCATTGCAATTAGAAATCAATGAGTCCCCTAAAGACCTAGTCTCCCTCTCATCACTG TGCATGACACCTCCCCATAGCCCAAGCTTTGCGGAAACTTCAGGCACAACGGTTCTGAGTACCTCAGTGGCCTGCTCAGGTCTCAAACCACATCCCAGACTATGCTCAGCCTTGACCAACAGGGCTGCATGTCACGTCAACTTGCATCCCAGCACCACAGTCCTGCTCAACCCATCTCTACCAGCAGAACAGCCCTCACTCCGCAGAGCCACCAGCGTCATACGGCACACTGCTGACAGATCAGTGGACCACAACATTCCATCTCTGACCACAGGGCAGGAGAAGCCATGGTCCTCAGAAATCCCTCTACGGCACACAGAGCCAATTGCCAACCTCACAGCAGAACTGCAAAGTTGCAGTAgcccatgtgacactgaagaaatgGAAAGAACTTCCCCTTCTCCTCACTCCACGGGCACTGCTATCCCAACATCACAGCCAGCCATTCCCCAGACGCCCATATCCAGCCCACCAGTGCTCTGTCAGGTGTTTCCTGTTAACGGGCAGACTGGAATCATCTCCGCATTTGTTCAGACTCCAGTTCAGATGCAGGCCTTGGGATCGAAGCCCATTCTTCCACATTCTCAACCTCTTCTGGTGGGCTCACCTGTGGCTCAGGGCACTGTGATGTTTGTCGTTCCGCAGTCTCAGGTATCCCAATCCTCCACCTGCCAACAGAGCATTGTTACACTTGGAAACACAAAGCTCCTGCCCTTGGCACCCGCTCCAGTCTATGTGCCCTCAGGTCAGAGCAGTGGAGTGACACAATCGGACTTCTCGCGCAGGCGGAACTATGTCTGCAACTTCCAAGGATGCAAGAAGACTTACTTCAAAAGTTCCCACTTGAAGGCTCATTTGAGAACCCATACAG GTGAGAAGCCTTTCAGTTGCCATTGGGAAGGGTGTGACAAAAAATTTGCCCGTTCAGATGAACTCTCCAGGCATCGTCGGACACACACGGGTGAAAAGAAATTTGTCTGTCCTGTTTGTGAGCGCCGGTTCATGCGAAGCGACCACCTGACCAAGCATGCAAGACGTCATATGACAACCAAGAGGTCCACAGCTTGGCCTAACGAAGTTCTAGACATTAACAAAATGGCCACTTCCCAAGCACCATCTTCCATACCACTTAGTGTGCTTCTACCTGCATCAAACTAG